In a genomic window of Deinococcus seoulensis:
- a CDS encoding molybdopterin oxidoreductase family protein: MTAPDSLSRDVLLTCPLDCPDACRLKVTVGRAAPGGPERMLKVTGDAAHPVTKGFACAKTVHYPARANHPDRPLYPLKRVNAKTDAEPVWARVTWDEALDDIAARLRTLLDTRGPGSILRYNYAGTMGLMEGTHVHALFRALGAPELDETICATAGTEAWSLGYGTRFGVDPADVAHARLIVLWGINSLSTNSHLTPHLTAARKAGARIVCVDPYRNRTAAFADEHLKIRPGTDAALALGVMHELFAHGWTDEAYIAEATTGVEELREAAREWTPERTAQVTGLDADVIRAFARAVGTTRPTYFRVGYGMTRHEHGGTNLRAVTLIPALTGDWRHRGGGCTLSTSGAFRLNRARLGAAHLIRPDAARVNMNEYAAALHPDRGFGATFIYNCNPAVVAPDAGRVRAGLQRDDLLVVVLEQAMTETARLADYLLPATTFAEHADVYTSYGHHWLGYNPATLDAPGEARPNSWVFQELARRLGVTEPSVYWTVDDLLAELLTTDHPLVAGITPERLKAEGSVRLNLPEGFLPYAHGAETPSGRVQLSPAPAHREPLAALSAEYPVRLLTPPAHHFLNSTYGNLANLNRAEGGEPHLLLHPSDAQASGVTDGALATLTSETGSVQRRVKVTDAAQPGAAILEGTWWGLSAPDGRSINELTAQTLTDLGGGSTFHNTRIRIEPAQG, translated from the coding sequence ATGACCGCGCCCGATTCCCTTTCGCGTGATGTGTTGCTCACCTGCCCGCTGGACTGCCCGGACGCCTGCCGCCTGAAGGTGACGGTGGGCCGCGCCGCGCCGGGCGGGCCGGAGCGGATGCTGAAGGTGACGGGGGACGCCGCGCACCCGGTCACGAAGGGCTTCGCGTGCGCCAAGACCGTGCATTACCCGGCCCGCGCGAACCACCCGGACCGGCCGCTGTACCCCCTGAAACGCGTGAACGCCAAGACGGACGCCGAGCCGGTCTGGGCGCGCGTGACCTGGGACGAGGCGCTGGACGACATCGCCGCGCGTCTGCGCACCCTGCTGGACACGCGTGGGCCGGGCAGCATCCTGCGCTACAACTACGCCGGGACCATGGGCCTGATGGAGGGCACGCACGTGCACGCGCTGTTCCGCGCGCTGGGCGCCCCGGAACTGGACGAGACGATCTGCGCCACGGCGGGCACCGAGGCCTGGAGCCTGGGCTACGGCACGCGCTTCGGGGTGGACCCGGCGGACGTGGCGCACGCGCGGCTGATCGTGCTGTGGGGCATCAATTCCCTGAGCACGAACAGTCACCTGACGCCGCACCTGACGGCGGCCCGCAAGGCCGGGGCGCGGATCGTGTGCGTGGATCCGTACCGCAACCGCACGGCGGCGTTCGCGGACGAGCACCTGAAGATCCGGCCCGGCACGGACGCCGCGCTGGCGCTGGGCGTGATGCACGAACTGTTCGCGCACGGCTGGACGGACGAGGCGTACATCGCCGAGGCGACCACCGGCGTGGAGGAGCTGCGTGAGGCGGCCCGCGAGTGGACCCCCGAGCGCACCGCGCAGGTGACTGGGCTGGACGCGGACGTGATCCGTGCGTTCGCCCGCGCGGTCGGCACGACGCGGCCCACGTACTTCCGGGTGGGGTACGGCATGACCCGCCACGAGCACGGCGGCACGAACCTCCGCGCCGTGACGCTGATCCCCGCCCTGACCGGCGACTGGCGGCATCGGGGTGGAGGCTGCACCCTGAGCACCAGCGGCGCGTTCCGGCTGAACCGCGCCCGCCTGGGGGCCGCGCACCTGATCCGCCCGGACGCGGCGCGCGTGAACATGAACGAGTACGCCGCCGCCCTGCACCCGGACCGGGGCTTCGGGGCGACGTTCATCTACAACTGCAACCCGGCGGTCGTCGCCCCGGATGCCGGGCGGGTCCGCGCGGGCCTGCAACGCGATGACCTGCTGGTCGTCGTGCTGGAACAGGCGATGACTGAGACGGCGCGGCTGGCCGACTACCTGCTGCCCGCCACGACCTTCGCCGAGCACGCCGACGTGTACACCAGCTACGGGCACCACTGGCTGGGCTACAACCCCGCCACGCTGGACGCCCCCGGCGAGGCGCGCCCGAACTCCTGGGTGTTCCAGGAACTCGCGCGCCGCCTGGGCGTCACCGAGCCCAGCGTGTACTGGACGGTGGACGACCTGCTGGCCGAGCTGCTGACCACCGACCACCCCCTCGTGGCGGGCATCACGCCCGAGAGGTTGAAGGCCGAGGGCAGCGTCCGCCTGAACCTCCCCGAGGGGTTCCTGCCGTACGCGCACGGCGCGGAGACGCCCAGCGGGCGGGTGCAGCTCAGCCCCGCGCCCGCCCACCGTGAACCCCTGGCGGCGTTGAGTGCCGAGTACCCGGTGCGGCTGCTCACGCCGCCCGCGCATCACTTCCTGAACAGCACGTACGGCAACCTGGCGAACCTGAACCGCGCCGAGGGTGGTGAACCGCACCTGCTGCTGCACCCAAGTGACGCGCAGGCGTCCGGCGTGACTGACGGGGCGCTCGCCACGCTGACCAGCGAGACCGGCAGCGTGCAGCGCCGCGTGAAGGTCACGGACGCCGCGCAGCCCGGCGCGGCCATCCTGGAGGGCACGTGGTGGGGCCTCAGCGCGCCGGACGGGCGCAGCATCAACGAGCTCACCGCGCAGACCCTCACCGACCTGGGCGGCGGGAGCACCTTCCACAACACCCGTATCCGCATCGAGCCCGCGCAGGGCTGA
- a CDS encoding dihydrofolate reductase family protein, translated as MRPLIVTEFVSLDGVYEEHSPWRAPYDPDDGPFKRDELFASGALLLGRTTYEEFAVYWPTATGAFADRMNALPKYVATTRPGPLAWNATSLGPDVLADVQALKAQPGGPLLVYGSGTLAQTLLRRGLVDELRLMVFPVVLGRGKRLLDTLEHLPLTLLETRSLGAGVLLLTYGPTAAPDG; from the coding sequence ATGCGTCCCCTGATCGTCACCGAGTTCGTGTCCCTGGACGGCGTCTACGAGGAACACTCGCCGTGGCGCGCCCCGTACGACCCGGACGACGGGCCGTTCAAACGCGACGAACTGTTCGCCAGCGGCGCGCTGCTGCTGGGCCGCACCACCTACGAGGAATTCGCCGTGTACTGGCCGACCGCGACGGGCGCGTTCGCGGACCGCATGAACGCCCTGCCGAAGTACGTGGCGACCACCCGCCCCGGCCCGCTGGCGTGGAACGCCACTTCACTCGGGCCGGACGTGCTGGCAGACGTGCAGGCGCTCAAGGCGCAGCCGGGCGGCCCGCTGCTGGTGTACGGCAGCGGCACCCTCGCCCAGACGCTCCTGCGCCGTGGGCTGGTGGACGAACTGCGCCTGATGGTCTTCCCGGTCGTGCTGGGGCGCGGCAAGCGCCTTCTCGACACGCTGGAACACCTGCCCCTGACCCTGCTGGAGACCCGCTCACTGGGCGCGGGCGTGCTGCTCCTCACGTACGGGCCGACGGCCGCGCCGGACGGCTAA
- a CDS encoding DUF1801 domain-containing protein, protein MTHPDPVTTDWRGDTLRHVRGLIREALPGVQESVKWAKPTSPGVPVWEHAGILCTGESYARAVKLTFPRGASLPDPAGLFNASLDGKVRRAIDLHEGAALDDTAFRDLIRAAAAANEQAQAARKRR, encoded by the coding sequence GTGACCCACCCCGACCCGGTGACAACCGACTGGCGGGGCGACACCCTGCGCCACGTGCGGGGGCTGATCCGGGAAGCGCTGCCCGGCGTGCAGGAGAGCGTGAAGTGGGCCAAACCCACCTCGCCCGGCGTGCCGGTCTGGGAGCACGCAGGGATCCTCTGCACGGGCGAGAGTTACGCGCGGGCCGTGAAACTCACGTTCCCGCGCGGGGCCAGCCTGCCCGACCCGGCGGGGCTGTTCAACGCCAGCCTGGACGGAAAGGTGCGCCGCGCCATCGACCTGCACGAAGGGGCCGCCCTGGACGACACTGCGTTCCGCGACCTGATCCGCGCTGCCGCCGCCGCGAACGAGCAGGCGCAGGCGGCGCGCAAACGCCGTTAG
- a CDS encoding ArsC/Spx/MgsR family protein — protein MSELQVQVFGTRKSKETRAAERFFKERKIKIHFVDLNERPIAKGELGRFVQKFGLNALLDLTGKAYERSNLAYLRTTEDGVIAKVIEDPALLRLPLVRAGKHLTVGEDLEGWKAMLAGS, from the coding sequence ATGAGTGAGTTGCAGGTACAGGTGTTCGGCACCCGCAAGAGCAAGGAGACGCGCGCCGCCGAGCGGTTCTTCAAGGAACGCAAGATCAAGATTCACTTCGTGGACCTGAACGAGCGGCCCATCGCGAAGGGCGAGCTCGGCCGGTTCGTGCAGAAGTTCGGCCTGAACGCCCTGCTGGACCTGACCGGCAAGGCGTACGAGCGCAGCAACCTCGCGTACCTGCGCACCACCGAGGACGGCGTGATCGCCAAGGTGATCGAGGACCCGGCGCTGCTGCGCCTGCCACTGGTGCGGGCCGGGAAGCACCTGACCGTCGGAGAGGACCTGGAAGGCTGGAAGGCCATGCTGGCCGGATCGTGA
- the ruvB gene encoding Holliday junction branch migration DNA helicase RuvB yields the protein MTEPLDAALRPKTLTEYVGQEKLKDKLGVYLQAARGRKEALDHTLLFGPPGLGKTTLAHIIAAELGVNIRVTSGPAIEKPGDLAAILTNSLEEGDVLFIDEIHRLGRVAEEHLYPAMEDFKLDIVLGQGPAARTIELPLPRFTLVGATTRPGLISAPMRSRFGIIEHLEYYTPEEIAQNLTRDARLLGFGLSDDAALEVGARSRGTMRIAKRLLRRVRDYADVAGETTIELGRAQDALDRLGLDSAGLDDRDKKYLETLIHRFAGGPVGVDTLATAISEDALTLEDVYEPYLIQLGFIKRTPRGRVATAHAYDHLGLPVSGADGDLGFYTN from the coding sequence ATGACCGAACCGCTCGACGCTGCCCTGCGTCCCAAGACCCTGACCGAGTACGTGGGCCAGGAGAAACTCAAGGACAAACTCGGCGTGTACCTGCAGGCCGCGCGGGGCCGCAAGGAAGCGCTGGACCACACCCTGCTGTTCGGGCCGCCCGGACTGGGCAAGACCACCCTGGCGCACATCATCGCCGCCGAACTGGGCGTGAACATCCGCGTGACCTCCGGCCCTGCCATCGAGAAACCCGGTGATCTGGCCGCCATCCTCACGAACAGCCTGGAGGAAGGCGACGTGCTGTTCATCGACGAGATCCACCGCCTGGGCCGCGTGGCCGAGGAACACCTGTACCCCGCCATGGAGGACTTCAAGCTGGACATCGTGCTGGGCCAGGGACCGGCGGCGCGCACCATCGAGCTGCCGCTGCCGCGCTTCACGCTGGTCGGCGCGACCACCCGCCCCGGCCTGATCAGCGCGCCCATGCGCAGCCGCTTCGGGATCATCGAACACCTGGAGTACTACACGCCCGAGGAAATCGCCCAGAACCTGACCCGTGACGCGCGCCTGCTGGGCTTCGGCCTGAGCGACGACGCCGCGCTGGAAGTCGGGGCACGCTCACGCGGCACCATGCGCATCGCCAAGCGCCTGCTGAGGCGCGTGCGCGACTACGCCGACGTGGCAGGCGAGACCACCATTGAACTGGGCCGCGCGCAGGACGCCCTGGACCGCCTGGGCCTGGACAGCGCCGGCCTGGACGACCGCGACAAGAAGTACCTGGAAACCCTGATTCACCGCTTCGCGGGCGGCCCGGTCGGCGTGGACACCCTGGCCACCGCCATCAGCGAGGACGCCCTGACCCTGGAAGACGTGTACGAACCGTACCTGATCCAGCTGGGCTTCATCAAACGCACGCCACGCGGCCGGGTGGCGACCGCGCACGCCTACGACCACCTGGGCCTGCCCGTCAGTGGCGCGGACGGCGACCTGGGCTTCTACACCAACTGA
- a CDS encoding SCO family protein gives MTVSRWLTAVLLVVAAALAGLLVYRQVTPGVLGGDALDVPLALPALPLVDDRGATTTLAASDGRVRLVFYGFVRCPDVCPVTLASLKNSLAALSPEQRGRVQVQFVTVDPAFDTPDVVRAYLDRFDPAFTGLTGKAATIDEAARVMFVANVAPMPAGDHSAHMGGAAQGAGGAQNAAAVGAGASAAARLHGDQVSVVDGRGRFVRVYGNGAVVDGTLDRDLPGLIREYATP, from the coding sequence ATGACGGTTTCGCGTTGGTTGACGGCAGTGCTTCTGGTGGTGGCGGCGGCGCTGGCGGGACTGCTGGTGTACCGGCAGGTGACACCGGGCGTGCTGGGCGGGGACGCGCTGGACGTGCCGCTGGCCCTGCCCGCCCTGCCGCTGGTGGATGACCGGGGGGCGACGACGACGCTGGCCGCGTCGGACGGGCGGGTGCGGCTGGTGTTCTACGGGTTCGTGCGCTGCCCGGACGTGTGCCCGGTGACGCTGGCCAGCCTGAAGAACAGCCTCGCGGCGCTGTCGCCGGAGCAGCGCGGGCGGGTGCAGGTGCAGTTCGTCACGGTGGACCCGGCGTTCGACACGCCGGACGTGGTGCGGGCGTACCTGGACCGCTTTGATCCGGCGTTCACGGGCCTGACCGGGAAGGCGGCCACCATCGACGAGGCGGCGCGGGTGATGTTCGTGGCGAACGTGGCGCCCATGCCGGCCGGGGATCACAGCGCGCACATGGGCGGCGCGGCGCAGGGCGCGGGGGGAGCGCAGAACGCGGCGGCGGTCGGTGCGGGTGCGTCGGCGGCGGCGCGGCTGCACGGGGATCAGGTGAGCGTGGTGGACGGCCGGGGGCGGTTCGTGCGGGTGTACGGGAACGGGGCGGTAGTGGACGGCACGCTGGACCGTGACCTGCCGGGCCTGATCCGCGAGTACGCAACCCCGTGA
- a CDS encoding cbb3-type cytochrome c oxidase subunit I, whose protein sequence is MTVQHAPLQESSARPGVWAVLKDYMMTTDHKKIGTLYILTSIIGFAIAGLLAVGIRLQLAVPDNTFLVGNTYNQVLTLHAALMIFFFLIPIGLFGFGNWFLPLQLGIRDVALPRINTFAVWLFIFSLVLVITGLANGGAPGVGWTFYYPLSVDANQTGVAVLMVALTLNGIASLLGSANFAATIVNMRAPGMSLWKMPIFVWSIFATSILQLISLGGLTAAALVTYLELKLGLSMFNPGIGGVPVMFQQFFWFYSHPAVYVMLLPYLGIGAEIASTMARKPLFGYRVMVYSILAIVLVSLLVWVHHMFAVGLPDAWQIAFMIATLIVAVPTGVKIFNLIGTLWGGRIVMKSPTYWLVGFIFNFLIGGITGVSLGMIPFDYQVTMSYYVVAHFHNVMMFGTAFLAMGGLYYWWPKMTGRFMSEKLGLWHFWLFMIGSWMTFLPQYILGLLGMPRRYYTYPEGNFAWSELNLISTLGALTLLAGGIVWVWNMLQSFRAPATASPNPWGGFTLEWTAASPPAAYNFAHEFPTNFPTERPLYDWEQSGETLTPVDPKSIHLPVDSWGPFLTAAALLLMGYGLSFGWFTNYTPTGGLKPFFDAAPGHVFASIVLYLSIPLFLFAMFKWAGTREYDVPVAHHHLTKYDNGFMGMSWFIISEVGLFGVLIAGYVYLRVIGAAEPPALRPNIWLAALNTLVLVTSSFVIHRAEQDNHHGKLTRFRLGLFITLILGAVFMIFQVYEFTLFGVESDWKQNLWQACFFTIVGLHGLHILIGGTGVALPFYQAMTGKMDKYNHGSITPASLYWHLVDVVWLLIVAIFYAW, encoded by the coding sequence GTGACCGTTCAGCACGCACCCCTTCAGGAGTCCAGCGCCCGCCCCGGCGTGTGGGCGGTCCTGAAGGACTACATGATGACCACCGATCACAAGAAGATCGGAACGCTCTACATCCTGACCAGCATCATCGGGTTCGCCATCGCGGGCCTGCTGGCCGTGGGCATCCGCCTGCAGCTGGCCGTGCCGGACAACACCTTCCTGGTCGGGAACACCTACAACCAGGTGCTGACCCTGCACGCCGCGCTGATGATCTTCTTCTTCCTGATTCCGATCGGTCTGTTCGGCTTCGGGAACTGGTTCCTGCCGCTGCAACTCGGTATCCGTGACGTGGCGCTGCCGCGCATCAACACGTTCGCGGTGTGGCTGTTCATCTTCAGCCTGGTTCTGGTCATCACGGGCCTCGCCAACGGCGGCGCGCCCGGCGTCGGCTGGACCTTCTACTACCCCCTGAGCGTGGACGCCAACCAGACCGGCGTGGCCGTCCTGATGGTCGCACTGACCCTGAACGGCATCGCGTCGCTGCTGGGCAGCGCGAACTTCGCGGCGACCATCGTGAACATGCGCGCCCCCGGCATGAGCCTGTGGAAGATGCCCATCTTCGTGTGGAGCATCTTTGCGACCTCGATCCTGCAGCTGATCTCGCTGGGCGGCCTGACCGCCGCGGCGCTCGTCACGTACCTGGAACTGAAGCTGGGCCTGAGCATGTTCAACCCCGGCATCGGCGGCGTGCCCGTCATGTTCCAGCAGTTCTTCTGGTTCTACTCTCACCCGGCTGTGTACGTGATGCTGCTGCCGTACCTGGGCATCGGCGCGGAGATCGCCAGCACCATGGCCCGCAAGCCGCTGTTCGGGTACCGCGTGATGGTGTACTCGATCCTGGCGATCGTGCTGGTCAGCCTGCTGGTGTGGGTGCACCACATGTTCGCCGTGGGCCTGCCCGACGCCTGGCAGATCGCGTTCATGATCGCCACGCTGATCGTGGCCGTCCCGACCGGCGTGAAGATCTTCAACCTGATCGGCACCCTGTGGGGCGGGCGGATCGTCATGAAGAGCCCCACGTACTGGCTGGTGGGCTTCATCTTCAACTTCCTGATCGGCGGGATCACCGGCGTGAGCCTGGGCATGATTCCCTTCGATTACCAGGTCACCATGTCGTACTACGTCGTGGCGCACTTCCATAACGTGATGATGTTCGGCACGGCGTTCCTGGCGATGGGCGGCCTGTACTACTGGTGGCCCAAGATGACCGGCCGCTTCATGAGCGAGAAGCTGGGCCTGTGGCACTTCTGGCTGTTCATGATCGGCTCGTGGATGACCTTCCTGCCGCAGTACATCCTGGGTCTGCTGGGCATGCCGCGCCGTTACTACACCTACCCCGAAGGGAACTTCGCCTGGAGCGAACTGAACCTGATCAGCACGCTGGGCGCCCTCACGCTGCTGGCCGGCGGGATCGTGTGGGTGTGGAACATGCTGCAGAGCTTCCGCGCGCCCGCCACGGCCTCCCCCAACCCCTGGGGCGGTTTCACGCTGGAATGGACGGCGGCCAGCCCGCCCGCCGCGTACAACTTCGCGCACGAGTTCCCCACCAACTTCCCCACCGAACGCCCCCTGTACGACTGGGAGCAGAGCGGTGAGACCCTGACCCCCGTGGACCCCAAGAGCATTCACCTGCCCGTGGACAGCTGGGGCCCCTTCCTGACGGCCGCCGCGCTGCTGCTGATGGGCTACGGCCTGAGCTTCGGTTGGTTCACCAACTACACGCCCACCGGCGGCCTGAAGCCCTTCTTCGACGCCGCGCCCGGCCACGTGTTCGCGTCCATCGTGCTGTACCTGAGCATCCCGCTGTTCCTGTTCGCGATGTTCAAGTGGGCCGGTACGCGCGAGTACGACGTGCCCGTCGCGCACCACCACCTGACCAAGTACGACAACGGCTTCATGGGCATGAGCTGGTTCATCATCAGCGAAGTCGGTCTGTTCGGCGTGCTGATCGCCGGGTACGTGTACCTGCGCGTGATCGGGGCCGCCGAGCCGCCCGCGCTGCGCCCGAACATCTGGCTGGCCGCGCTGAACACCCTGGTGCTCGTCACGAGTTCCTTCGTGATTCACCGCGCCGAGCAGGACAACCACCACGGCAAGCTGACCCGCTTCCGCCTGGGCCTGTTCATCACGCTGATCCTGGGCGCCGTGTTCATGATCTTCCAGGTGTACGAGTTCACGCTGTTCGGCGTGGAAAGCGACTGGAAACAGAACCTGTGGCAGGCGTGCTTCTTCACCATCGTCGGCCTGCACGGTCTGCACATCCTGATCGGCGGCACCGGCGTGGCCCTGCCCTTCTACCAGGCCATGACCGGCAAGATGGACAAGTACAACCACGGTTCCATCACGCCCGCCAGCCTGTACTGGCACCTGGTGGACGTCGTGTGGCTGCTGATCGTCGCGATCTTCTACGCCTGGTAA
- the coxB gene encoding cytochrome c oxidase subunit II, with amino-acid sequence MKLNTTKHRHSGTRRRPITRPIAAAALGATLLTGCQQANQSLFIGDMSSAYNREIWWMSVWAIVLSIIIFVGVSYALFYTVQKFREDRHDAPPAQFHGNNRLEVILVAVPVVIVFGLSILTVRSMAILNPTPEQATKIDVLGKQFWWNFAYPETTSDAGGVVTNGNEFIMPTKQPVALTITSGDVIHGFWAPNIGGQRAAMPAVKKTWQVDTERAGVYQGNCSQLCGGSHANMRYKVIALDQDRYDATLAAMKAYRAPEPDPGSAEARGYALFMQGKASTAAVACAACHRVQGTPAAGVAGPDLSFFGTRRTLGAGMWEAMSAAQWTEPKAKEQLHEWIKHSPTVKPGSLMPSYDGSEYLSKGQKLKGGVLTDDEIDDIAAYLRSLKLPEEADYWRETPVIGANASGGTQ; translated from the coding sequence GTGAAGTTGAACACCACCAAACACCGCCACAGCGGCACACGGAGGCGACCCATCACGCGGCCCATCGCGGCGGCGGCGCTGGGCGCCACACTGCTCACCGGCTGTCAGCAGGCCAACCAATCCCTGTTCATCGGGGACATGTCGTCTGCTTACAACCGCGAAATCTGGTGGATGAGCGTCTGGGCGATTGTCCTGTCGATCATCATCTTCGTCGGCGTGTCGTACGCGCTGTTCTACACCGTGCAGAAGTTCCGCGAGGACAGGCACGACGCGCCCCCCGCGCAGTTCCACGGGAACAACCGCCTGGAGGTCATCCTGGTGGCCGTGCCCGTGGTGATCGTGTTCGGCCTGAGCATCCTGACGGTGCGCTCCATGGCGATCCTGAACCCCACGCCCGAGCAGGCCACCAAGATCGACGTGCTGGGCAAGCAGTTCTGGTGGAACTTCGCGTACCCCGAAACCACCAGTGACGCGGGCGGCGTGGTCACCAACGGCAACGAGTTCATCATGCCGACCAAGCAGCCGGTCGCGCTGACCATCACCAGCGGCGACGTCATCCACGGCTTCTGGGCGCCGAACATCGGTGGCCAGCGCGCCGCGATGCCCGCCGTCAAGAAAACCTGGCAGGTGGACACGGAACGCGCCGGGGTGTACCAGGGCAACTGCTCGCAGCTGTGCGGCGGTTCGCACGCCAACATGCGGTACAAGGTCATCGCGCTCGATCAGGACCGCTACGACGCGACCCTGGCCGCCATGAAGGCCTACCGCGCCCCCGAACCCGACCCCGGCAGCGCCGAGGCTCGCGGGTACGCGCTGTTCATGCAGGGCAAGGCCAGCACGGCCGCCGTGGCCTGCGCCGCCTGCCACCGCGTGCAGGGCACGCCCGCCGCCGGTGTGGCCGGGCCGGACCTGAGCTTCTTCGGCACGCGCCGCACCCTGGGTGCCGGCATGTGGGAAGCCATGAGCGCCGCGCAGTGGACCGAGCCCAAGGCCAAAGAGCAGCTGCACGAGTGGATCAAGCACAGCCCCACCGTGAAACCCGGCAGCCTGATGCCCTCCTACGACGGCAGCGAGTACCTCAGCAAGGGCCAGAAACTCAAGGGCGGCGTCCTGACCGACGACGAGATTGACGATATCGCCGCGTACCTGCGCAGCCTGAAACTGCCCGAGGAAGCGGACTACTGGCGGGAAACGCCGGTCATCGGCGCGAACGCCAGCGGAGGCACCCAGTGA
- a CDS encoding heme o synthase translates to MTTESIPANAGAPQVRATWRDYLALTKPKVISLLLWTTVTAMFMAERGWPGGWLLLVVSVAGYASAGSAGVFNMIIDRDIDLKMARTAKRPTSSGLISTRSAAIFGATLQVLSFAMLWVWGTPLAAWMSLAGFLTYVVVYTQLLKRNTWHNIVLGGAAGCFPPLVGWAAVTGDLNLFAWFLFAIIFFWTPVHFWALALMIKDEYREVGIPMLPVVHGDRLTVAQIGLYAIYTVVLSVMPVFFREVGAIYFVAAAGLGGWLLVLSWRLYRHVMAGNKVERRVAVPLYLYSMLYLALLFVAGAADRMVFAHLL, encoded by the coding sequence ATGACGACCGAATCCATCCCGGCGAACGCCGGAGCCCCGCAGGTGCGCGCCACGTGGCGTGATTACCTCGCGCTGACCAAACCGAAGGTCATCAGCCTGCTGCTGTGGACGACCGTGACGGCCATGTTCATGGCCGAGCGCGGCTGGCCCGGCGGGTGGCTGCTGCTGGTGGTCAGCGTGGCCGGGTACGCGTCGGCCGGGTCGGCGGGCGTGTTCAACATGATCATCGACCGCGACATCGACCTGAAGATGGCCCGCACGGCCAAGCGCCCCACCAGCAGCGGCCTGATCAGCACGCGCAGCGCCGCGATCTTCGGCGCCACGTTGCAGGTGCTGTCGTTCGCCATGCTGTGGGTGTGGGGCACGCCGCTGGCCGCCTGGATGAGCCTGGCGGGCTTCCTGACATACGTGGTGGTGTACACGCAACTGCTCAAGCGCAACACCTGGCACAACATCGTGCTGGGCGGCGCGGCCGGGTGCTTCCCGCCGCTGGTGGGCTGGGCGGCCGTGACGGGCGACCTGAACCTGTTCGCGTGGTTCCTGTTCGCGATCATCTTCTTCTGGACGCCCGTGCACTTCTGGGCGCTGGCCCTGATGATCAAGGACGAGTACCGCGAGGTCGGGATTCCCATGCTGCCCGTGGTGCACGGCGACCGGCTGACGGTCGCGCAGATCGGCCTGTACGCCATCTACACGGTGGTGCTGTCGGTGATGCCGGTGTTCTTCCGCGAGGTCGGCGCGATCTACTTCGTGGCGGCGGCCGGGCTGGGCGGGTGGCTGCTGGTGCTGTCGTGGCGGCTGTACCGGCACGTGATGGCCGGGAACAAGGTCGAGCGGCGCGTGGCCGTGCCGCTGTACCTGTACTCGATGCTGTACCTGGCGCTGCTGTTCGTGGCGGGCGCGGCGGACCGCATGGTGTTCGCGCACCTGCTGTAA
- a CDS encoding COX15/CtaA family protein, which produces MSGTLTVPRAAAGAWLPRLAWAALIYNVLVILWGAVVRITGAGAGCGDHWPLCNGVVIPQSPTLHTVIEYSHRLTSGASGLLAIALVALAFRSTGRGHPARFGAVLSLGLIILEGLVGGVQVLLGLTADSTDPARGFVQGIHLANTFLLLGALLLTALWASGAPGLRLRRQGLVGAWSYVGLGLLLVLGMAGAVTALGDLLFAPAASSTPIETVKRDFGVTASVIENLRVVHPMLAVLTSAFLVWLGVFLRRERPGAGTNRWSAAVWALLGAQMVAGFANVALKAPGWMQLTHLLLACALWLATVMLVYRALSALRVQPRAAGRSTPDATPNRSREVNV; this is translated from the coding sequence ATGAGTGGAACGCTGACAGTTCCCCGCGCGGCTGCGGGCGCTTGGCTCCCCCGGCTGGCCTGGGCGGCGCTGATCTACAACGTGCTGGTGATCCTGTGGGGCGCGGTCGTGCGCATCACGGGGGCCGGGGCCGGGTGCGGGGATCACTGGCCGCTGTGTAACGGCGTGGTCATCCCGCAGAGTCCGACGCTGCACACGGTCATCGAATACAGTCACCGCCTGACCAGTGGGGCCAGCGGACTGCTGGCGATCGCACTGGTGGCGCTGGCGTTCCGTTCCACGGGACGCGGGCACCCGGCGCGGTTCGGGGCGGTCCTGAGCCTGGGCCTGATCATCCTGGAAGGACTGGTGGGCGGCGTGCAGGTGCTGCTGGGCCTGACCGCCGACAGCACCGACCCGGCGCGCGGGTTCGTGCAGGGTATTCACCTGGCGAACACGTTCCTGCTGCTGGGCGCGCTGCTGCTCACGGCGCTGTGGGCGTCCGGCGCGCCGGGCCTGCGACTGCGGCGGCAGGGACTGGTCGGCGCCTGGAGTTACGTGGGCCTGGGCCTGCTGCTGGTGCTGGGCATGGCGGGCGCCGTCACGGCGCTGGGTGACCTGCTGTTCGCCCCGGCAGCCAGCAGCACGCCCATCGAGACGGTCAAGCGGGACTTCGGCGTGACGGCCAGCGTGATCGAGAACCTGCGCGTCGTGCATCCCATGCTGGCGGTGCTGACCAGCGCGTTCCTGGTATGGCTGGGCGTGTTCCTGCGCCGTGAACGACCGGGCGCCGGGACGAACCGCTGGAGCGCGGCCGTGTGGGCGCTGCTGGGCGCGCAGATGGTGGCGGGCTTCGCGAACGTGGCCCTGAAAGCACCGGGCTGGATGCAACTGACGCACCTGCTGCTGGCGTGCGCGCTGTGGCTGGCGACGGTTATGCTGGTGTACCGCGCCCTGAGCGCGCTGCGGGTGCAGCCCCGCGCGGCAGGCCGGAGTACCCCGGACGCCACGCCGAACCGATCAAGGGAAGTGAACGTATGA